The following are encoded in a window of Pseudomonas graminis genomic DNA:
- the znuC gene encoding zinc ABC transporter ATP-binding protein ZnuC produces MSDALIRLKDVSVTRAGQSVLEHIQLSVSSGEIVTLIGPNGAGKTTLVRAVLGLLKADSGEIWRKPKLRVGYMPQKLHIDATLPLSVLRFLRLVPGVDRDTARAALVEVGAEKVIDSPLQGISGGEMQRVLLARALLRKPELLVLDEPVQGVDVAGQAELYALITQLRNRHQCGVLMVSHDLHLVMSTTDQVVCLNRHVCCSGHPEQVSNDPAFVELFGLNAPSLAIYHHHHDHAHDLHGEVCQPAPAHDHAHTHTHDHGDSCKHG; encoded by the coding sequence ATGAGCGATGCACTGATCCGCCTGAAGGACGTCAGCGTGACACGCGCCGGCCAGAGCGTACTGGAACATATCCAGCTGAGCGTCAGTTCAGGTGAAATCGTCACCCTGATCGGCCCCAATGGGGCGGGCAAGACCACGCTGGTGCGCGCCGTGCTCGGGCTGCTCAAGGCTGATTCGGGCGAAATCTGGCGCAAGCCGAAACTGCGCGTCGGTTACATGCCCCAGAAGCTGCACATTGATGCCACGCTGCCGTTGTCGGTCTTGCGTTTCTTGCGTCTGGTACCCGGCGTCGATCGCGATACCGCACGGGCGGCGCTGGTCGAGGTCGGCGCCGAAAAGGTCATCGACAGCCCGCTGCAAGGGATTTCCGGTGGCGAGATGCAGCGCGTGCTACTGGCGCGAGCGCTGTTGCGCAAGCCGGAGCTGCTGGTGCTCGACGAGCCGGTGCAGGGCGTCGATGTCGCCGGACAGGCCGAGCTGTACGCGCTGATCACTCAGCTGCGCAACCGGCATCAATGCGGCGTGCTGATGGTTTCCCATGACCTGCATCTGGTCATGAGCACCACCGATCAGGTGGTCTGCCTCAATCGCCATGTGTGCTGCTCCGGTCATCCCGAGCAGGTCAGCAACGATCCTGCCTTCGTGGAGCTGTTCGGCCTGAACGCCCCGAGCCTCGCGATCTACCACCATCATCACGATCATGCGCACGACCTGCATGGCGAAGTCTGCCAACCCGCGCCGGCTCACGATCACGCCCATACCCACACTCATGACCACGGGGACAGCTGCAAGCATGGCTGA
- the znuB gene encoding zinc ABC transporter permease subunit ZnuB translates to MADFLLYALLAGLALAVVAGPLGSFVVWRRMAYFGDTLSHAALLGVALGFLLDISPTIAVTVGCLLLAVLLVTLQQRQPLASDTLLGILAPSTLSLGLVVLSFMRDVRIDLMGYLFGDLLAISPNDLAWILAGSALVLVLICALWRPLLAITVHEELATVEGLPVATLRMTLMLLIAVVIAVAMKIVGVLLITSLLIIPAAAAQRHARSPEQMALGASIIGVIAVCAGLALSWFKDTPAGPSIVVSAAALFLLSFLLPKR, encoded by the coding sequence ATGGCTGATTTTCTTCTTTACGCCTTGCTCGCAGGCCTCGCGTTAGCGGTAGTGGCAGGCCCTCTGGGGTCTTTCGTGGTCTGGCGGCGCATGGCTTATTTTGGCGACACGCTGTCCCACGCCGCGTTGCTCGGCGTGGCACTGGGCTTTCTGCTGGATATCAGCCCGACGATCGCCGTGACCGTGGGCTGCCTGCTGCTCGCAGTGTTGCTGGTAACCCTGCAGCAACGTCAACCGCTGGCGTCCGACACGCTGCTGGGGATTCTAGCGCCAAGCACCTTGTCACTCGGGCTGGTGGTGTTGAGCTTCATGCGTGATGTGCGCATCGACTTGATGGGCTATCTGTTCGGCGACCTGCTGGCCATCAGCCCGAACGATCTGGCGTGGATCCTCGCAGGCAGCGCGTTGGTGCTGGTGTTGATCTGCGCGCTGTGGCGGCCGCTGCTGGCGATCACTGTGCATGAAGAGCTGGCGACGGTCGAAGGGCTGCCGGTGGCAACGCTGCGCATGACATTGATGCTGCTGATCGCCGTGGTCATCGCGGTGGCCATGAAGATCGTCGGCGTGTTGCTGATCACCTCGCTGCTGATCATTCCCGCCGCTGCGGCACAACGTCACGCCCGTTCGCCGGAGCAAATGGCCCTGGGTGCGAGCATCATTGGCGTCATCGCGGTATGCGCGGGGTTGGCGTTGTCCTGGTTCAAAGACACCCCGGCAGGCCCGTCCATCGTGGTCTCGGCGGCGGCACTGTTTCTGCTCAGCTTCCTTTTGCCCAAGCGGTAG
- a CDS encoding PA5502 family lipoprotein, translating to MKPFASRYLLLAAFSVLLSACQSKPVEQPVPVAPPDAYQQLEQNIASSELATAEDQLAALQSKSPDDPRLEQYQRQLAEAYLSRSQIVLQKGDMNAAATALSRARALMPKAPALTSGVNGAIAHARKAELEKAEADLRAAEAKRKAKVIDPSAESTTIELKLGDMKQLRRQLSDIAEDVTAFNCDVIVQVPRTDDYPWLATLLTKRVTKINPDFELQMQREIERTEPAKIVLKPAQL from the coding sequence ATGAAGCCGTTCGCATCCCGTTATCTGCTGCTTGCTGCATTTTCCGTTCTGTTGAGCGCTTGCCAGAGCAAGCCCGTCGAGCAGCCGGTGCCTGTTGCGCCGCCCGATGCCTATCAGCAGCTGGAGCAAAACATCGCCAGCAGCGAGTTGGCCACCGCGGAAGATCAACTCGCCGCGCTGCAAAGCAAATCCCCGGACGACCCTCGACTTGAGCAATACCAGCGTCAGTTGGCTGAGGCTTATTTGAGCCGCAGCCAGATCGTGCTGCAAAAGGGTGACATGAACGCTGCCGCCACCGCGCTCAGCCGTGCTCGTGCCCTGATGCCAAAGGCTCCGGCGCTAACTAGTGGCGTCAACGGTGCCATCGCCCACGCCCGCAAAGCCGAGCTGGAAAAGGCGGAAGCCGATCTGCGGGCTGCCGAAGCCAAGCGCAAGGCGAAGGTGATCGACCCGAGCGCCGAGAGTACAACCATCGAGCTGAAGCTTGGGGACATGAAGCAGCTGCGCCGTCAGTTGAGTGACATCGCTGAAGACGTGACAGCCTTCAACTGCGACGTCATCGTGCAAGTGCCACGCACCGACGACTACCCTTGGCTGGCGACCTTGCTGACCAAGCGCGTCACAAAGATCAACCCGGATTTCGAACTGCAGATGCAGCGTGAAATCGAGCGAACCGAGCCTGCGAAGATTGTGTTGAAGCCCGCTCAGCTCTGA
- the katE gene encoding catalase HPII, translating into MSTNTNPPVSANANSELAGTDTLDRGNTNAKVESLETFRSDATGEALRTNQGVKISDNQNTLKVGSRGPSLLEDFIMREKITHFDHERIPERIVHARGTAAHGYFQTYENHSALSKAEFLRDPGKKTPVFVRFSTVQGPRGSGDTVRDVRGFAVKFYTGEGNYDLVGNNMPVFFIQDAIKFPDFVHAVKPEPHNEIPTGGSAHDTFWDFVSLVPESAHMVLWTMSDRAIPKSLRSMQGFGIHTFRMINTEGKSSFVKFHWKPKYGTCSLVWDEAQKLAGKDTDFHRRDLWESIEMGDYPEWELGVQIVAEEDEHKFDFDLLDPTKIIPEELVPVTPLGKMVLNRNPDNYFAETEQVAFCPGHIVPGIDFSNDPLLQGRLFSYTDTQISRLGGPNFHEIPINRPVSPNHNNQRDAQHRTTIDKGRASYEPNSIDSGWPKETPAGPQDGGFETYHERVSAEKVRERSPSFGDHFSQATLFFNSMSEHEKEHIIAAYSFELGKVEREHIRARQVNEILANIDLTLAKRVAENLGLPAPTALTVQAQSNGKLTVVESPLLSQANLLPADIASRKVAILVANGVDDNAVATMKAALEAEGAHAKVLGPTSAPVKTASGATLAVDASMEGLPSVAFDAVFIPGGDASIKALSGDGVALHYVLEAYKHLKAIAYAGDAQKLIDLLRLEADAGLLAVSDSASFKAFFDAIQQHRVWAREPKAKAIPA; encoded by the coding sequence ATGAGTACGAACACCAATCCACCTGTTAGCGCCAACGCCAACAGTGAACTGGCTGGCACTGACACGCTGGACCGTGGCAATACCAACGCCAAGGTCGAAAGTCTTGAAACGTTCCGCTCCGACGCCACCGGCGAGGCTCTGCGCACCAATCAGGGCGTAAAGATCTCCGACAACCAGAACACGCTGAAAGTTGGCTCGCGCGGCCCTTCGCTGCTCGAAGACTTCATCATGCGCGAGAAAATCACGCATTTTGACCATGAACGCATTCCGGAGCGCATCGTCCACGCGCGCGGCACGGCGGCCCACGGTTATTTCCAGACCTATGAGAACCATTCCGCGCTGTCCAAGGCCGAATTCCTGCGCGACCCGGGCAAGAAAACCCCGGTCTTCGTACGTTTTTCCACAGTTCAGGGCCCACGCGGCTCCGGCGATACCGTCCGTGACGTACGCGGTTTCGCAGTCAAGTTCTATACCGGCGAAGGCAACTACGATCTGGTCGGCAACAACATGCCTGTGTTCTTCATCCAGGACGCCATCAAGTTTCCCGATTTCGTCCATGCCGTGAAGCCAGAGCCTCATAACGAAATCCCTACCGGGGGCTCGGCTCACGACACGTTCTGGGACTTCGTTTCCTTGGTGCCGGAATCCGCGCACATGGTGCTGTGGACCATGTCCGACCGTGCGATCCCGAAAAGCCTGCGCTCGATGCAAGGCTTTGGCATTCACACCTTCCGCATGATCAACACCGAGGGCAAGTCCTCGTTCGTCAAATTCCACTGGAAACCCAAGTACGGCACGTGCTCTCTGGTGTGGGACGAAGCACAGAAACTTGCGGGTAAGGACACTGACTTCCATCGCCGCGATCTGTGGGAATCCATCGAGATGGGTGACTATCCGGAATGGGAACTGGGCGTACAGATCGTCGCCGAGGAGGACGAGCACAAGTTCGACTTCGACCTCCTGGACCCGACCAAAATCATCCCGGAAGAGCTGGTGCCGGTAACGCCGCTGGGCAAGATGGTCCTCAACCGTAACCCGGACAACTACTTCGCCGAGACCGAGCAGGTTGCGTTCTGCCCTGGCCACATCGTGCCGGGTATCGACTTTTCCAACGATCCGCTGCTGCAAGGTCGGCTGTTTTCCTACACCGATACGCAGATCAGCCGACTGGGTGGGCCGAACTTCCACGAGATCCCGATCAACCGTCCGGTCTCGCCGAACCACAACAACCAGCGTGATGCGCAACACCGCACCACCATCGACAAGGGTCGTGCTTCCTACGAGCCGAACTCGATCGATAGCGGCTGGCCGAAAGAAACCCCTGCCGGTCCGCAGGATGGCGGATTCGAGACGTATCACGAGCGCGTCTCGGCAGAGAAGGTGCGTGAGCGCAGCCCTTCCTTTGGCGATCACTTCTCCCAGGCCACGCTGTTCTTCAACAGCATGAGCGAGCACGAGAAAGAGCACATCATCGCGGCGTACAGCTTCGAGTTGGGCAAGGTCGAGCGTGAGCACATCCGCGCCCGTCAGGTGAATGAGATTCTCGCGAATATCGACCTCACACTGGCTAAACGTGTGGCTGAAAACCTTGGCTTGCCCGCGCCGACCGCCCTGACTGTCCAGGCGCAAAGCAATGGCAAGTTGACTGTCGTCGAGTCGCCGCTGTTGAGCCAGGCGAACCTGCTGCCTGCCGATATTGCCTCGCGCAAAGTTGCCATCTTGGTCGCCAATGGCGTCGACGACAACGCTGTAGCGACAATGAAGGCTGCGCTGGAAGCCGAAGGCGCGCACGCCAAGGTGCTGGGTCCTACCTCCGCACCGGTTAAAACCGCAAGCGGCGCGACGCTGGCCGTCGATGCTTCGATGGAAGGTTTGCCATCGGTCGCGTTCGACGCTGTGTTCATCCCGGGCGGCGATGCTTCGATCAAAGCGCTGAGCGGCGACGGCGTGGCACTGCATTACGTGCTTGAGGCTTACAAGCACCTCAAAGCCATTGCATATGCAGGTGATGCACAGAAGCTGATCGACCTGCTTCGTCTGGAAGCAGATGCTGGCCTGTTGGCCGTTTCGGACAGCGCCTCGTTCAAGGCGTTCTTCGATGCGATTCAGCAGCACCGCGTTTGGGCTCGTGAGCCGAAAGCGAAGGCAATTCCTGCGTAA
- a CDS encoding methionine ABC transporter ATP-binding protein translates to MIEFQNVHKTYRVADREIPALHPTSLRIENGQVFGLIGHSGAGKSTMLRLINRLEAPSGGKILVDDVDVTALDADGLRGFRRQVGMIFQHFNLLSSKTVADNVAMPLTLAGDMSRAQIDQRVAELLARVGLSDHAKKYPAQLSGGQKQRVGIARALATKPKILLCDEATSALDPQTTASVLQLLAEINRELKLTIVLITHEMDVIRRVCDQVAVMDAGVIVEQGAVADVFLHPKHPTTRRFVQEDEEVDENQLNSDFAHVQGRIVRLTFQGEATYAPLLGTVARETGVDYSILAGRIDRIKDTPYGQLTLAITGGDMDAAFARFTAADVHMEVLR, encoded by the coding sequence GTGATCGAGTTTCAGAACGTCCACAAAACCTATCGGGTCGCCGATCGGGAAATTCCCGCGCTGCACCCCACCAGCCTGCGCATCGAAAATGGCCAGGTGTTTGGCCTGATCGGCCACTCCGGCGCCGGCAAGAGCACCATGCTGCGCCTGATCAACCGCCTTGAAGCGCCCAGCGGCGGCAAGATCCTGGTTGATGACGTCGATGTCACCGCGCTGGACGCCGACGGTCTGCGCGGCTTCCGCCGTCAGGTCGGCATGATTTTCCAGCACTTCAATCTGCTGTCGTCCAAGACCGTGGCCGACAACGTCGCCATGCCGCTGACCCTGGCCGGGGACATGTCCCGCGCGCAGATCGATCAGCGCGTGGCCGAATTGCTGGCTCGCGTGGGTCTGTCCGACCACGCCAAAAAATATCCGGCGCAATTGTCCGGCGGTCAGAAGCAGCGGGTCGGCATCGCCCGCGCGCTGGCGACCAAGCCGAAGATTCTGCTGTGCGACGAGGCCACCAGCGCCCTCGACCCGCAAACCACGGCATCGGTGTTGCAGCTGCTGGCCGAGATCAATCGCGAACTGAAGCTGACCATCGTTTTGATCACCCACGAAATGGACGTGATCCGTCGCGTCTGCGATCAGGTGGCGGTCATGGATGCGGGCGTCATCGTCGAGCAGGGCGCTGTGGCCGATGTGTTTCTGCACCCCAAGCACCCGACCACTCGGCGCTTTGTGCAGGAAGACGAAGAGGTCGACGAAAACCAGCTGAACAGTGATTTCGCCCACGTTCAGGGCCGCATCGTGCGCCTGACGTTTCAGGGCGAAGCGACCTACGCGCCATTGCTGGGTACGGTCGCGCGGGAAACCGGGGTGGACTACAGCATTCTGGCCGGCCGTATCGACCGCATCAAAGACACGCCTTACGGGCAACTGACGCTGGCCATCACCGGTGGTGACATGGACGCCGCGTTTGCCCGCTTCACCGCAGCCGACGTTCACATGGAGGTCCTGCGCTGA
- a CDS encoding methionine ABC transporter permease, giving the protein MDTFLNLFSNVDWYEIWLATGDTLIMLGVSLAFTVLLGLPLGVLMFLTSPRQLLENKPVYTTVGLIVNMLRALPFIILLIVMMPLTEIITGTSLGILGTLPPLIAGATPFFARLVETALREVDRGIIEATQAMGATTRQIVIKALLPEARPGILAAITVTAIALVSFTAMAGAVGAGGLGDLAIRYGYQRFQNDVMFVTVVLLLVLVQILQTVGDRLVAHFSHR; this is encoded by the coding sequence ATGGACACTTTTCTCAACCTGTTTTCCAACGTCGACTGGTACGAAATCTGGCTGGCGACCGGCGACACCCTGATCATGCTCGGCGTCTCGCTGGCGTTCACCGTCCTGCTGGGCTTGCCGCTCGGCGTGCTGATGTTCCTGACCTCGCCGCGTCAGTTGCTTGAGAACAAGCCGGTCTACACCACCGTTGGCCTGATCGTGAACATGCTGCGGGCGCTGCCGTTCATCATCCTGCTGATCGTGATGATGCCGCTGACGGAAATCATCACCGGCACCTCGCTGGGCATTCTCGGCACGCTGCCGCCATTGATCGCAGGCGCCACCCCGTTCTTCGCCCGCCTGGTGGAAACCGCGCTGCGGGAAGTGGATCGCGGCATCATCGAGGCCACTCAGGCCATGGGCGCAACGACCCGGCAGATCGTGATCAAGGCGCTGTTGCCTGAAGCACGTCCGGGCATTCTTGCCGCAATCACCGTGACTGCGATTGCGCTGGTGTCGTTCACCGCCATGGCCGGTGCGGTCGGGGCCGGTGGCTTGGGCGATCTGGCGATTCGCTACGGTTACCAACGCTTCCAGAACGATGTGATGTTTGTGACGGTCGTATTACTGCTGGTGCTGGTGCAGATCCTGCAAACCGTCGGCGACAGGCTGGTCGCGCACTTTTCACACCGTTAA
- a CDS encoding MetQ/NlpA family ABC transporter substrate-binding protein, translated as MKKLLAVFAAVAALSAHADETLTVAASAVPHAEILEFVKPMLAKEGVTLNVKVFNDYIQPNVQVDQKRMDANFFQHQPYLDEFNKGKGTHLVSVAKVHIEPFGAYSDKLKSLAELPDGANVAIPNDATNEGRALLLLVKAGLITLKDPNSITAKPGDVQQNPKNLKFRELEAATLPRVLTQVNLALINTNYALTAKLDPTKDALIIEGSESPYANILVTREDNKDAPAIQKLVAALHSPETKAFIVEKYKGAVVPAF; from the coding sequence ATGAAGAAGTTGTTGGCTGTATTCGCTGCTGTGGCGGCGCTGTCTGCCCATGCTGACGAGACCTTGACCGTGGCAGCCTCCGCCGTGCCCCACGCCGAGATTCTCGAGTTCGTGAAGCCGATGCTGGCGAAGGAAGGTGTGACGCTGAACGTGAAGGTGTTCAACGATTACATTCAGCCGAACGTGCAGGTCGATCAGAAACGCATGGACGCCAACTTCTTCCAGCACCAGCCATATTTGGATGAGTTCAACAAGGGCAAGGGCACCCATCTGGTGAGCGTGGCCAAGGTTCATATCGAGCCTTTTGGCGCTTACTCGGACAAGCTCAAGAGCCTCGCCGAGCTGCCGGACGGCGCTAATGTCGCGATCCCGAATGACGCCACCAACGAGGGCCGTGCGCTGTTGCTGCTGGTCAAGGCCGGCCTGATTACCCTGAAGGACCCGAACAGCATCACCGCCAAGCCAGGCGATGTTCAGCAGAACCCGAAGAATCTGAAATTCCGCGAACTGGAAGCCGCTACTCTGCCACGCGTGCTGACGCAGGTGAACCTGGCGCTGATCAACACCAATTACGCCCTGACCGCCAAGCTTGATCCGACCAAGGATGCGTTGATCATCGAAGGATCGGAGTCGCCTTACGCGAACATCCTCGTGACCCGCGAAGACAATAAGGATGCCCCGGCCATCCAGAAACTGGTCGCCGCACTGCACAGCCCGGAAACCAAGGCGTTCATCGTCGAGAAGTACAAAGGCGCGGTCGTTCCGGCGTTCTGA